Proteins encoded in a region of the Isosphaeraceae bacterium EP7 genome:
- a CDS encoding sigma-70 family RNA polymerase sigma factor produces MRTLFFSGAVGGLSDGRLLEQFVASRDEFAFERLLERHGPMVWGVCRRVLGDHHDAEDAFQAAFLVLARKAASVSPRESVGGWLHGVATRTARKARTTAARRKAREHRLASWTRPNSATEAAPTHDLAALLDIELARLPESQRSAIVLCDLEGRTRAEAARHLGWPAGTLASRLARGRARLAARLARRGLSPINPDDPARALPAGLILPAGLAAKAAHTASLALSGSLPAGAISSRVAALADWGTRIAGLQTTLITVAVMTLALGGTFSYMALASPPTELRQLQPATKPPTAARAEDIGKLRADTDDALNRLIAIIPAITDLDDRIFILCELARIQGRAGLEKPLESTIEQVIRDANESESDQRRRDVAGYLAGLGRGARAFQLVNEIRKNDDRMNSLVSVVANMAVAGDLDGALRTAAAIKEARSRAEVLATIASLRADRDDLSGAMRAVEALYDDQPDLKQDEDSYFRNERPRALLAVAAAQSRLKDPNAAITLERAVKAARSIPRVIDGDGLEWGDRTWAMISLAAGVARAGDDARAQEIIQGMRIPSKLLDQAWVDLASAQAFRGDPKLAIATLERVKNDDLKKWSVEPVVKALIKTGDFEHARRVADAASDPSVRIRARVDLAKGLAMEGHQREADELFTRIRGEASVVAQTSEYWNPTRDAFGYLAKAQAEIGEQATALAWIERETIPTTKAWALLGLAGGLADRLPPQTRRVPEPLPLNLLNDDPPAPTVKAPPLSEPRVSYSGKLILFGTTRADRPGTSAIEAMDLDGSDPETLLTLGKDEFIEIGRVSPDGSRLAFSILDPAVEGVHRSASSWVFSAEGGRKKLTENATLMAWSPDGTQLVAYRRRDENSVENFLIDASNGKIRPLPLSETDIVSDWSPDGQSFAVIESNPKLTYEQKGTYPLRRLSLVKPDGTDRKPFSIGPPDHDSINARFSTDGKRLAFTEVRHIDGRRQHLAVVQTLDGSPPQDLAAIHDLRQGSHEFDLHSMPCWSPDGKTVTWMLGRQKVSSSPRHMELFTATPATGKISRLDLDKLGITGIGSLDWR; encoded by the coding sequence ATGCGAACCCTGTTCTTCTCCGGGGCCGTCGGCGGCCTGTCCGACGGCCGGCTGCTGGAACAGTTCGTCGCCAGCCGCGATGAGTTCGCCTTCGAGCGCCTCCTGGAGCGCCACGGGCCGATGGTCTGGGGCGTCTGCCGCCGTGTCCTGGGCGACCACCACGACGCCGAAGACGCGTTTCAGGCCGCCTTCCTCGTCCTGGCCCGCAAGGCCGCCAGCGTCTCCCCACGCGAGTCCGTCGGGGGCTGGCTCCACGGGGTCGCCACCCGAACCGCACGCAAGGCCCGCACCACGGCCGCACGCCGCAAGGCCCGCGAGCACCGCCTGGCAAGTTGGACTCGACCCAACTCCGCCACAGAGGCCGCCCCTACCCACGACCTCGCCGCCCTGCTCGACATCGAGCTGGCCCGCCTGCCCGAATCCCAGCGATCCGCGATCGTCCTCTGCGACCTCGAAGGCCGCACCCGCGCCGAGGCTGCCCGGCACCTGGGCTGGCCCGCCGGAACCCTGGCCAGCCGCCTCGCCCGGGGCCGAGCCCGACTCGCCGCCCGCCTCGCCCGCCGTGGCCTGTCCCCCATCAACCCCGACGATCCCGCTCGCGCCCTGCCCGCCGGCCTCATCCTCCCCGCAGGCCTCGCTGCCAAGGCCGCTCACACTGCGAGTCTCGCCCTCTCCGGCTCCCTGCCTGCCGGAGCCATCTCGTCCCGTGTTGCCGCTCTGGCCGACTGGGGAACCCGAATCGCCGGCCTCCAGACGACACTCATCACCGTTGCGGTGATGACCTTGGCGCTCGGTGGTACGTTCTCCTACATGGCCCTTGCCTCCCCCCCGACCGAGCTTCGTCAATTACAACCTGCGACCAAGCCGCCGACGGCCGCCAGGGCCGAAGACATCGGCAAGCTCCGCGCCGATACCGATGATGCCTTGAATCGACTGATAGCCATCATTCCCGCGATCACGGACCTCGACGATCGGATTTTCATCCTCTGCGAGCTCGCCCGCATCCAGGGGAGGGCCGGCCTCGAAAAGCCCCTCGAATCCACCATCGAGCAGGTCATCCGCGACGCCAACGAGTCGGAAAGCGACCAGCGCCGACGCGATGTCGCCGGCTACCTGGCTGGCCTTGGGCGTGGTGCGCGAGCCTTCCAGCTCGTGAACGAAATACGCAAGAACGACGATCGCATGAACTCCCTTGTATCCGTTGTTGCAAACATGGCCGTCGCAGGCGACCTGGACGGCGCGCTGCGGACTGCCGCCGCGATCAAGGAGGCACGAAGTCGAGCCGAGGTCCTTGCCACGATTGCTTCACTCCGCGCAGACCGTGACGATCTCTCGGGTGCCATGCGGGCCGTCGAAGCGTTGTATGACGATCAGCCGGACTTGAAGCAGGACGAGGATTCCTACTTTCGCAATGAACGCCCCCGTGCGTTGCTGGCCGTTGCCGCGGCTCAGTCCCGCCTCAAAGACCCGAACGCCGCGATCACCCTGGAACGCGCGGTTAAGGCCGCTCGATCGATTCCCCGCGTGATTGACGGTGATGGACTCGAGTGGGGCGATCGGACCTGGGCGATGATCTCGCTCGCGGCCGGCGTGGCCCGAGCCGGCGATGACGCAAGGGCCCAGGAAATCATCCAGGGCATGCGTATCCCGTCGAAACTACTCGACCAAGCCTGGGTCGACCTCGCATCGGCCCAAGCGTTCCGCGGTGACCCCAAGCTGGCCATCGCTACCCTGGAACGCGTCAAGAACGATGACTTGAAAAAATGGTCCGTCGAGCCGGTCGTCAAGGCCCTCATCAAGACCGGCGACTTTGAACACGCACGAAGGGTCGCCGACGCCGCCTCAGATCCATCCGTACGAATTCGGGCCCGGGTCGACCTCGCCAAAGGCCTTGCCATGGAAGGGCACCAACGCGAGGCCGACGAGCTTTTCACCAGGATCAGGGGAGAAGCCTCCGTCGTTGCGCAAACGTCGGAGTACTGGAACCCAACCCGGGATGCCTTCGGCTACCTGGCCAAGGCACAGGCCGAGATCGGTGAACAGGCGACCGCACTGGCCTGGATCGAACGCGAGACGATTCCGACCACAAAAGCCTGGGCCCTCCTCGGCCTGGCCGGAGGACTCGCCGACCGACTCCCGCCTCAAACCAGACGTGTCCCTGAACCACTCCCACTCAATCTCCTGAACGACGACCCACCCGCACCGACCGTCAAGGCCCCGCCCCTCTCCGAGCCTCGTGTCTCTTACAGTGGCAAGCTCATCCTCTTCGGAACCACCCGCGCCGACCGCCCCGGCACATCGGCCATCGAGGCGATGGACCTCGACGGCTCTGACCCCGAGACACTGCTCACCCTGGGCAAGGACGAATTCATCGAGATCGGCCGGGTGTCTCCCGATGGTTCCCGCCTGGCATTCAGCATCCTGGATCCCGCCGTGGAAGGTGTCCATCGCTCCGCCTCGTCGTGGGTCTTCTCGGCCGAGGGCGGCAGGAAGAAACTCACCGAGAACGCGACCCTCATGGCCTGGTCACCCGATGGCACTCAACTCGTTGCTTACCGAAGGCGCGATGAGAACTCGGTCGAGAATTTCCTCATCGACGCGAGCAACGGCAAGATTCGCCCCTTGCCGCTCTCCGAAACCGACATCGTCAGCGATTGGTCTCCTGACGGCCAATCGTTCGCCGTCATCGAGTCCAATCCGAAGCTGACCTATGAACAAAAAGGGACCTATCCCCTTCGTCGGCTTTCCCTGGTCAAGCCCGACGGTACCGACCGCAAGCCCTTCAGCATCGGCCCGCCCGACCACGACAGCATCAACGCCCGCTTTTCAACGGATGGCAAACGCCTCGCCTTCACCGAGGTCCGCCACATCGACGGCCGTCGGCAACACCTGGCCGTCGTCCAGACCCTCGACGGCAGTCCGCCCCAGGATCTCGCGGCCATCCACGACCTGAGGCAGGGCAGTCACGAGTTCGACCTTCACTCGATGCCCTGCTGGTCCCCCGACGGCAAGACGGTCACCTGGATGCTCGGACGCCAGAAAGTCTCCTCCTCGCCGAGACATATGGAACTTTTCACAGCCACTCCCGCCACCGGTAAGATCAGCCGCCTGGATCTCGACAAGCTCGGCATCACCGGGATCGGTTCTCTGGACTGGCGTTGA